In Streptomyces camelliae, the sequence CGCAGGCTGCGCGGCGCCGTGGTGAACCTCACCGGCGGGACCAGCCCCAGGCGCCTCTCCCTCGACCGCACGGAGATCCTGGACGACGACGTCTGCGACCGGGTGGAGAAGCTCATCCGCAGCGCTCTCCCGGCACTGCTGGCGGCGGACCCGCCCCTGCTCGACGCCGACTGGCTGGCCGCGGTCGCGGGCGGCAGTCCGCGGCTCGCCGACATCGTGACCGAGGCGGCCACCGCGCAGGGGTATCGACTGCCGCTGCACACCACCGGTGACGCGCGCCGGGGGCACGCCTGCTTCTCGGCTGTCGCCAGGGCCGGGTTCTTCCCGCCGGACATCCACATGATCCACCGCGATGACTCGGGTATCCACGAAGCCCGCGTGTACGGGGGCGACACCCCGGCAGGGAGCGTTTTCGGCATCCCTGATGGCGCGACCTTGCTGTGGCGGTTGCTGGCCCACCAGCCCAACGCGGAGCTGGAGATGCTCCGCGAGCTCGCCCGGGAACTGGACGAGGGGGAGCTGGACGGTCGGCTGGCCGTGGGCCAGCAGGTGCTGCCCGCCCTGCCGTCCGACGTCCTCTTCCGCACCAGACCTCGGTCAACCAGCTGGAGGGACAGGTACTGGTCCGACAGAGAGGACCCGTTCGAGAAGCTCGCTTCCCCGGGCCACGCGCTGTTCCTCACCGCTGCCTGTGGGATGTCCTATGCGGACACGGTGTCGCGGATGCGGGAGCTGCGGTTGCCGCCCCTGCCCCCAGTGGATGGCGACTCTCCGGTCGACGATGTCGACTTCGCGCTCCTCAGCGCGGATCTGCGCGGGCTCGACAGGGAAGGCGCCCTGCGGTCGGCCTGGATCGACGTCGGCAGCCCGGTGCCGCCGGGGCATCTCATCAAGGCTCAGCTGATGTTGGACATCAGTGTCCGTGAAGCCGCCGAGCGGATGGGCAGGTTCGGCTTCACCATCAGGTCCGAACCCTCGCCGGAGACGCTGGCTCGGTTCCTGGCGGGCAGCACGGAGGACGAGCAGACGGAGGTGCTCAAGCTGCTCAGCCGTGATCTGGACTGCGCGGCTCCTTGGCTGGATCCAGCCGAGCCGGTCCGGGTCGGCCACCTCCTGCGCGCGGCCGCGGAGCTGCACCGGTCGGTGACCGAGGTGGTGGCGAGCCTGGGAACGTTCGGATTCAGCACGGAGCTCGACGACAGCCATGGGCAGCGGCAGGACGACGACCTCCTGGCACAGGTCCGGGAGTGGGGCTGGATCGTGGAGGAGGACACCGGGCCGAAGACGGACCGCCTTGTGGGACTCACGTACCGTGAACCGGTTCCGCCCGGCCTCCTCGCTGTCGCTTCGCTTGCGGGCTCTCGTTCGGGCGACGAGCCCGTCCTCCTCAGTGTCATCGCCGAGCGACTTCGGGAACTGGGCTTCACCCCGCCCGCGACGCTGCCGGAGCGCGCCGAACCTGGCGATGAGGAGATTCTCTGGTCCGCCGCCGACGGCGGTCACTGGCTTCCGGCGGCCGGCTCGGTCCCCCTGCACCACGTGCTTCTGGTGGCTGCGGACGACGGGCCACCAGAGGACGCGCCGGCCCGGCTGCGCGATTACGGCCTCATCCTGCCCAGCCCGCTCCCCGGAACGGTCGACGGGGACGATGTGAGGCTGTTCGACCTGCGCCGGAAGCAGGAGGACGACTGGACGGAGGAGGAACGGTGGCTGAACACGGAAACGCCCGTACCGCTGCACCATCTGTTCCTGGCTGCGGAAGAGGCGGAGACGGAGCCGGAGGAGGTCGCACAACGCCTTCGTGCCTTCGGCTGCCGGCTCCCTGACGCAGGCGAACTGACCGTGGACGAACTCGACCACCGACTGTGCGTGGACACCTTCGAGGCGGCCCTCGGACCGGCGCCCCTGCCCCTGAACCTCCGCTACCCCGTCGCCGACTTCCTCACCATCGTCCGCCATGCCCCCACGATCGACGGCGCCCGCATGCCGATCCCCGAACTCGTCCGACGGCTGACCCGCCTGGGCGTCGACCTCCGGCGCGTGACCGACGCCATCGCGACCCACCTCGATCACGACATCCCCGGCCTGGACGGGGAGTAGCCCCACGACGAAGGGCACCCCCTGACCCAGGGGGTGCCCCTCACCGCGATCACCGCGTATGCCGGCGCGAGCCCTACGGCAGTGCCAGCATCCGCTCCAGCGCCAGCTTGGCGAACGCCTCCGTCTCCTTGTCGACCTCGATCCGGTTGACCAGGGTGCCCTCGGCCAGGGACTCCAGGGTCCAGACCAGGTGGGGCAGGTCGATGCGGTTCATGGTCGAGCAGAAGCAGACCGTCTTGTCGAGGAAGACGATCTCCTTGCCCTCGGGAGCGAAACGGTTCGCCAGGCGGCGGACCAGGTTCAGCTCGGTGCCGATGGCCCACTTGGAACCGGCCGGAGCCGCCTCCAGGGCCTTGATGATGTACTCCGTCGAGCCGACGTAGTCCGCCGCGGCCACGACCTCGTGCTTGCACTCCGGGTGGACCAGGACGTTCACCCCGGGGATGCGGGCGCGGACGTCGTCGACCGAGTCCAGGCTGAAGCGGCCGTGGACCGAGCAGTGGCCGCGCCACAGGATCATCTTCGCGGCCCGCAGCTCGTCCGCCGTCAGACCGCCGTTCGGCTTGTGCGGGTTGTAGACCACGCAGTCGTCCAGGGACATCCCCATGTCCCGGACGGCGGTGTTGCGGCCGAGGTGCTGGTCCGGCAGGAAGAGCACCTTCTCGCCCTGCTCGAAGGCCCAGTCGAGCGCGCGCTTGGCGTTGGACGAGGTGCAGATCGTGCCGCCGTGCTTGCCGGTGAACGCCTTGATGTCGGCCGAGGAGTTCATGTACGAGACCGGCACGACCTGCTCGGCCACGCCCGCCTCGGTCAGCACGTCCCAGCACTCCGCGACCTGCTCGGCCGTCGCCATGTCGGCCATGGAGCAGCCGGCGGCGAGGTCGGGCAGGACGACCTTCTGGGCGTCGGAGGTGAGGATGTCGGCCGACTCGGCCATGAAGTGCACACCGCAGAAGACGATGTACTCGGCCTCCGGGCGCGCGGCCGCGTCCCGGGCCAGCTTGAAGGAGTCGCCCGTGACATCGGCGAACTGGATGACCTCGTCGCGCTGGTAGTGGTGGCCGAGCACGAAGACCTTGTCGCCGAGCTTCTCCTTGGCCGCGCGGGCGCGCATCACCAGGTCGGGGTCGGACGGCGAAGGCAGGTCACCGGGACACTCGACGCCCCGCTCGCTCTTCGGGTCGGCCTCACGGCCGAGCAGCAGCAGGGCGAGCGGAGTCGGCTGCACGTCGAGCTCCGGGGTCTGGGCGGTGGTCACGACACGCACCCTTTCTACTTTTCGTCTAACTGACGCTATCTATCATATCTGCTTCACGTCACTTTGACGATGGCCATAACGTCGATGTGACATGAATCCCCCTGAGGCGTTTTCCGCTCCGGAGACCATGTGCGAGCATGAAGAAGGAGCCGAAAGACAGGCGCCGGCCCGGAATGAATCCGCGGCCTTGCCGGTTGCACTCGTCGGCAAGCAGTCTCCGTACAACCCGGGAGAGATGTAGATGTCCGTATCGGACGAGACCAAAACCGTCACCGACGGCATCATCCTGACCGACGCCGCCGCGGCCAAGGTCAAGGCCCTGCTCGACCAGGAAGGCCGCGACGACCTCGCGCTGCGCGTCGCCGTCCAGCCCGGCGGCTGCTCCGGCCTGCGTTACCAGCTCTTCTTCGACGAGCGCTCGCTCGACGGCGACGTGGAGAAGGACTTCGGCGGGGTCAAGGTCGTCACGGACCGCATGAGCGCTCCGTACCTGGGCGGCGCCACCGTCGACTTCGTGGACACCATCGAGAAGCAGGGCTTCACGATCGACAACCCGAACGCGACCGGCTCCTGCGCCTGCGGCGACTCCTTCAGCTGAGCCGACGGCCCTGACATAAAAGCCTGACGCACAAGGCGGCGGCCTCCCCCACGGGGGCCGCCGCCTTCGTCGTGTCTCGCCGCGGTCTTCGTCGTGTCTCGCCGCGTCAGCGTGTCAGCGCCGATGCGCCCGGATGCAGCGCCCCGGGCTTCCCCTGGGGGATCTTTTCCCCGTCCGCGCCGACCACTGTCCGCCCATCCAGCGGTGCGTTCAGCTGAACGGCCCTCACATACTCCTTGGCGATCATCACGCAGACCTTGTCCGGCCAGGGCCGCGCGGTGACGGTGACGGTCACCTTGTCGCCGCTCTCCTGCGCCGCCGCCGAGTAGTCGGCACACACCCCGCCGTAGAAGCTCACGGTCAGCTCCCGCCCGTCGGCCGTATAGCCCTCGACCTTCACGCTGTGCGGCTTCGGCGCCGAGGTCGGCCCGCCGGAAGGAGCCGTCGCCGAGCCCAGGTAGGCGGGATCGACCGCCGGATACGTCACCGTGTACGCGCCGCCCGCCGCGTCCCTGCGCACCGAGAACAGCCAGGACGGCACCAGCGTCTGCCGCCCGGCGACGGAGTGCGCGGCCAGCCCGAACACCGCCTTGCCGACGGTGACCGCGTCCGCGCCGGCGTCCGCCCCCGTCCCGGGTCCGGGCGTGGACGCGCCGCAGGGCTGCTCGAACCGGTCCTTCACCGGCACCGGACGCGTGCAGCCGCCGATCCCCATCCGGTGGTCGCTCTTCGGCGCCGCGTTCATCAGCTTCAACGTCTTCGCCGCGCTCAGGACGGGGTACGTGGCCCCCTTCACCGGCGTCCCCAGCAGCCCGTGCCCGCCGACCACCTCACCCTGCCCGCTGACCGTCAGTCCGGTGGTCCAGCCGTACGTCGGCAGCCCGCCGACCACCGGCTCGGCGTTGACCACCCGCTGGACGCCCATGATCTGGCTCGCGTCGATCTTCGCGTCGTCCAGCCCGGCCGCCTTCAGCACCGGAGCCGCGGCCGCGGTCGCCGTGGAGACGCTCACCGGGCTGCCCGTCGGGCCCATCGGGTCGTGCGCGCACAGCACGCCCTTCTTGCAGTTGTCGGTGCCCGGCGCGTACCGGCTGAAGGTCCAGCTGCCCGGGGCGTCCCGGTTCACCGTGAGGCTCGGGCCGGTGCCGTCCTTGCCGCCGACCCGCCAGATCCGGCCCTCGGCCACCGGCGTCCCGTCGACACCGAGCGCGCGGGCGAGGCGGGCCACCGCGTCCTTGCCGACCTCGCCCTGCGGCACGTACACCGGGGCGGAGCCGGGGCCGGCCGGCAGGTCGCCGTGGGCGACGTACGTCGCGCCGTAGGGGGCGGAGGCGACACCGTCCAGGGCGAGTGGCGGGGGAGTGCCGTTCCTGCCGCTCGCGCCGGCTCCCTCCGTACGGCCGCCCGTGCCGGCGCTCGCCGCGAGAAAGGCGCCACCACCGCCGACCAGCAGCACGGCGGCGGCCACGGAGACGACGGCGAACCGGGACCGACGCCACCCGCCCCGCTCACCGTCGGCACCCCGCTCACCGTCGGCACCCTGCGCATCACGGTCAGCATCCTGCGCACTGTCCGCACCGTCCGCCGCTGCGGTCGCCGGCTCGCGGTCCTCGGGTCGTTCGGTGTTCACCGCATCGCTCCTCGCTGGTCGTATCCCGCCTCCCCCGCGTGGGGGACGGCGATGGGACGCGGGAGGGGAGCGCGCGGTTCCCGGGGCATGCGCCCCGCGTGTCAGTCGCCGTAGTCGGACATCGCGTCCAGCAGCCGCGCGGAGCGCACCGGCACGGTCACGCCGTGGATCAGGGACGGCGGCACCGGCCGTGACTCGGCGTGCGCCGGAGCCGCCCAGTGCGGTGCCATCCGGGCGCAGTCGACGCGCAGCGCGGCGAGGTCGCCCTCCGGGTCGGCCGGGGCGGGGGAGTGGACCTTGAGGTTCGTCATGACGGCACCGTAAGCATGGTCGAGTGCGCGAAGAAAGATCTACTATCGGGTAGTTTTGCCACCTACAGCGCCGGCATCCGAACCGGTAGCGTGAACTGTCAATCCAGCCTCCCGCAGGAGTTTCCCCGTCGTGCGCATCGCAGTCACCGGCTCCATCGCCACTGACCACCTCATGACCTTCCCCGGCCGCTTCGCCGATCAGTTCGTCGCGGACCAGCTGCACACGGTTTCGCTCTCCTTCCTCGTCGACAACCTCGACGTGCGCCGCGGCGGCGTCGGCGCCAACATCGCCTTCGGCATGGGCCAGCTCGGCACGAAGCCGATCCTGGTCGGCGCCGCCGGCTTCGACTTCGACGAGTACCGCGCCTGGCTCGACCGCCACGGCGTGGACACCGAGTCGGTCCGGATCTCCGAGACCCTGCACACCGCCCGCTTCGTGTGCACCACCGACGCCGACCACAACCAGATCGGCTCCTTCTACACCGGCGCGATGAGCGAGGCCCGCCTCATCGAGCTGAAGACCGTCGCGGACCGCGTGGGCGGCCTCGACCTGGTCCTCATCGGCGCCGACGACCCGGAGGGCATGCTCCGCCACACGGAGGAGTGCCGCTCCCGGTCGATCCCCTTCGCCGCCGACTTCTCCCAGCAGATCGCCCGCATGGAGGGCGACGAGATCCGTGTGCTGATGGACGGGGCGACGTACCTGTTCTCCAACGAGTACGAGAAGGGCCTCATCGAGACCAAGACCGGCTGGAGCGACGCCGAGATCCTGGGCAAGGTCGGCCACCGCGTCACCACGCTCGGCTCGCGGGGCGTGCGCATCGAGCGGGCCGGCGACGACCCGATCGAGGTCGGCTGCCCCGACGAGGAGCGCAAGGCCGACCCCACGGGTGTCGGCGACGCCTTCCGCGCGGGCTTCCTGTCCGGACTGGCCTGGGGGGTCTCGCTGGAGCGCGCCGCCCAGGTGGGCTGCATGCTCGCCACGCTGGTCATCGAGACGGTGGGGACGCAGGAGTACCAGTTGCAGCGGGCGCACTTCATGGAGCGGTTCACCAAGGCGTACGGGGACGAGGCCGCGGCCGAGGTGCAGGCGCACCTGAGCTGACGCCGGGGCGAGGGCCCCTCAGCTCACCCGGCGTACCAGGTACGCCGTACCCCGTTCCGCCGGCTCCTCTCCGACGTACTCCTGCCCCCGCATCTCGCACCACGCCGGGATGTCCAGGCGGGCGGCCTCGTCGTCGGAGAGGACCCGGACCGTGCCGCCCACCGGGACCTGGTCGAACACCTTGGCCAGTTCGATGACCGGGACGGGGCAGCGTCTGCCGAGGGAGTCCACGACGAGTTCCTCGGCGTGCACGGCCGTCTCGGGGGCCGGTGCGCCCAGCTTCTCCCTGACCCCCGCCACGGCCCCCGGCAGCACCGCCAGGAAGCGCTCCACGTCCTCCTCCGCCGTCCCCGCCGGCAGGGACACCCGCACGTTGCCCTCGCTCAGCACGCCCATCGCCTTCAGCACATGGCTGGGCGTCAGCGTGCTGCTCGTGCAGGACGAGCCGGACGAGACGGAGAAGCCCGCCTGGTCCAACTCGTGCAGCAGAGCCTCTCCGTCGACATAGAGACACGAGAAGGTGACGGTCCCGGGCAGCCGCCGCTCGGGGTCGCCCACCACCTCCACATCGGCCACCAGCTCCGGCACCCGTGCCCGGATCCGTGCCGTCAGCTCCCGCAGCCGTACCGCCTCCTGGGCCGCCTCGGCCCGTACCGCGCGCAGCGAGGCCACGGCCGCCACGATCGCCGGGATGTTCTCGAAGCCGGGCGCCCGTCCCGACTCCCGCTCGTCCACCGGCCCTTGAGCGGCGAACCGTACCCCCTTGCGCACGGCGAGCAGCCCGACGCCCGACGGCCCGCCCCACTTGTGCGCACTGGCTGTGAGCAGCGACCAGTCGCCCTCGACCGGCCCCCACCCCAGCGACTGCGCCGCGTCCACCAGCAGCGGCACCCCGGCCGCCCGGCACACCTCGGCCACCCCGGCCACCGGCTGCACGGTCCCCACCTCGTGATTGGCCGACTGGAGCACGGCCAGCGCGGTGTCCTCGCGGAGCGCCGCCGCATAGCCCGACGGGTCCACGGCGCCCGCCCGGTTCACCGGCACCCGGGTGACCGTCCCGCCGTCGGACTCGTGCATGTCGGCCGAATGGAGTACGGAGGAGTGTTCTACGGATGACACGATCAGGTGGCGTCCCACCCGCCGCCGCCCGGCCAACGCCCCCGCGACACCCATGTGTACGGCCCGTGTCCCGGACGAGGTGAACACCACCTCGTCGGCCCGGCACCCGACCGCCTCGGCAGCCGCCTCCCGGGCGGCGTCCAGCAGCATCCGAGCCTTACGGCCCTCCCGGTAAAGACGCGCGGGATCGGCCCATCCTTCGTCCAGGGAGGCCAACAGAGCCTGACGGGCGACGGGGTGTAGAGGAGCACTGGAGGCAGCGTCGAAGTAGGCCATACGGCAACGTTAAGACCCTGGCGGAGGCAGCAAACCCAGGGGCGCGGGGCTGTTTCCATTGCGGCTCCGCCGCGGGGCGCGACCAGCCACAACGGACCCGCGGCCGCCAATCCAGCTAACCAGCCACTCCAGTAGGCCCCCCTCCCCGCGAACCCCCGGAGGGCGTCGGCTAGGGTTTGGTCCGCATAAACATCCAAACCCCTGCCCGACGCAGGGCGGCGACCGACCAGCGAGAAGGCCGCAGCCGACCGCGCGGGCGAGACTCTCGGGAAGGCGCTACGTGAGTCCCAACGGCTCCGACCGCTCGCCGCGGCGCCCGATGCGGCGGAAGCTGCTGCAGGCACTGACCGCGGGCCTGGTCCTGGCGACCGCAACCGGTTGCACATACAAGGACTTCCCCCGCCTTGGCATGCCCACCCCGACCACGGAAGAGGCTCCGCGGATCCTCTCCCTGTGGCAGGGCTCCTGGGCTGCCGCGCTCGCCGTCGGCGTGCTGGTGTGGGGCCTGATCCTGTGGAGTGCTTTCTTCCACCGGCGCAGCCGCACCAAGGTCGAGGTACCTCCGCAGACCCGGTACAACATGCCGATCGAGGCCCTGTACACGGTGGTCCCGATCATCATCATCTCGGTGCTCTTCTACTTCACGGCACGGGACGAGTCGAAGCTTCTGGACCTCTCCAAGAAGCCCGACGTCACCATCAACGTGGTCGGCTACCAGTGGAGCTGGGGCTTCAACTACGTCGAGAACGTCCCCGGTGTCCCCGGCGACGCCAAGACCGACAAGAACCTGGACGCCATTCCGGACCGGTTCAAGAAGGACTTCCCGGCGAACGCCGGCGGTGTCTACGACGCCGGCACGCCCGCCACGCGGAACCCGCAGACAGGCAACCCCGGTCCGACGCTCTGGCTCCCCAAGGGCAAGACGGTCCGCTTCGTCCTCACCTCTCGTGACGTCATCCACTCCTTCTGGGTGGTGCCGTTCCTGATGAAGCAGGACGTCATCCCGGGCCACACCAACGCGTTCCAGGTGACCCCCAACCAGGAGGGCACCTTCCTCGGCAAGTGCGCCGAGCTCTGCGGCGTCGACCACTCCCGGATGCTGTTCAACGTGAAGGTCGTCTCCCCGGCGGCGTACGAGCAGCACCTCAAGGACCTCGCCAAGAAGGGGCAGACCGGTTACATTCCCGCCGGCATCGCGCAGACGAGCCACGAGAAGAACCGGGAGACGAACAACCTGTGAGCATCCTCAACGAACCCCAGGGTGCCGCGGCAGCTGAGGACTCGTACGAGAACGAGCTGCCGGTCAGGCGCAAGCAGCCCGGCAATGTCGTGGTGAAGTGGCTGACGACCACCGACCACAAGACCATCGGAACGCTGTATCTGACGACGTCGTTCGCGTTCTTCCTGATCGGCGGCGTGATGGCGCTCCTCATGCGCGCCGAGCTGGCCCGGCCGGGCCTGCAGATCATGTCGAACGAGCAGTTCAACCAGGCGTTCACGATGCACGGCACCGTGATGCTGCTGATGTTCGCGACGCCGCTGTTCGCCGGTTTCGCGAACTGGATCATGCCGCTGCAGATCGGCGCGCCCGACGTGGCGTTCCCGCGGCTGAACATGTTCGCCTACTGGCTGTACCTGTTCGGCTCGCTCATCGCGGTGGGTGGCTTCCTCACCCCGCAGGGCGCGGCCGACTTCGGCTGGTTCGCCTACTCCCCGCTGTCGGACGCGGTCCGCTCGCCGGGCGTCGGCGCCGACATGTGGATCATGGGTCTGGCCTTCTCCGGCTTCGGTACGATCCTCGGCTCGGTCAACTTCATCACCACGATCATCTGCATGCGCGCCCCGGGCATGACCATGTTCCGCATGCCGATCTTCGTGTGGAACGTGCTGCTGACCGGTGTCCTGGTCCTGCTCGCCTTCCCGGTGCTGGCCGCCGCGCTGTTCGCCCTGGAGGCGGACCGCAAGTTCGGTGCCCATGTGTTCGACGCGGCAAATGGCGGAGCCTTGCTATGGCAACACCTCTTCTGGTTCTTCGGACATCCAGAGGTGTACATCATCGCGCTGCCATTCTTCGGAATCATTTCCGAAGTGATCCCGGTATTCTCCCGTAAGCCGATGTTCGGCTACATGGGTCTGATCGCCGCGACCATCTCGATCGCCGGTCTGTCCGTGACCGTGTGGGCCCACCACATGTACGTCACCGGCGGTGTGCTCCTGCCGTTCTTCTCCTTCATGACCTTCCTGATCGCCGTACCGACCGGTGTGAAGTTCTTCAACTGGATCGGCACGATGTGGAAGGGCTCGCTGTCCTTCGAGACGCCGATGCTCTGGGCGACCGGCTTCCTGATCACCTTCACGTTCGGTGGTCTGACCGGTGTCATCCTGGCCTCGCCCCCGATGGACTTCCACGTCTCCGACTCGTACTTCGTGGTGGCCCACTTCCACTACGTGGTCTTCGGTACGGTCGTCTTCGCGATGTTCTCCGGCTTCCACTTCTGGTGGCCGAAGATGACCGGCAAGATGCTGGACGAGCGGCTCGGCAAGATCACCTTCTGGACGCTGTTCATCGGCTTCCACGGCACCTTCCTGGTCCAGCACTGGCTGGGCGCCGAGGGCATGCCCCGTCGTTACGCCGACTACCTGGCGGCCGACGGCTTCACCGCCCTGAACACGGTCTCGACCATCAGCTCCTTCCTGCTCGGCCTGTCGATCCTGCCGTTCCTCTACAACGTGTGGAAGACGGCCAAGTACGGCAAGAAGGTCGAGGTCGACGACCCGTGGGGCTACGGCCGCTCGCTGGAGTGGGCGACCTCCTGCCCGCCGCCGCGGCACAACTTCCTCACCCTGCCGCGGATCCGCAGCGAATCCCCGGCGTTCGACCTGCACCACCCCGAGATCGCTGCCCTGGAGCAGCTTGAGCACGCCGGCCACGGCGCCATCGCGGGCAGCAAGGAGGCCGGCAAGTGAAGATCCAGGGCCGGATGTTCATCTGGCTGAGCGTCTTCATCCTCGTCATGGCGATCGTCTATGGCGTGTGGTCGAAGGAGCCGGCCGGTACCACCGCACTCTTCCTGGCCTTCGGCCTGAGCGTCATGATCGGCTTCTACCTGGGCTTCACCGCCCGGCGGGTCGACGCGGGCGCCCAGGACGACAAGGAGGCCGACGTCGCGGACGACGCGGGCGAGCTGGGCTTCTTCAGCCCGCACAGCTGGCAGCCGCTCATGCTGGGCTTCGGCGGTGCGATCGCCTTCCTCAGCATCGCGGTCGGCTGGTGGCTGATCTACTTCTCCGCGCCGTTCATCGTGATCGGCCTGTTCGGCTGGGTGTTCGAGTACTACCACGGTGAGAACCGCACCCAGTAGCACGTGAGAGCGCACCGGAAGCCCGGACACTCCGTCAGGAGAGTCCGGGCTTCCTGTTTTTCCGCAAGTGGCGCAGTGCCGGTCCCTCGTACGGGTTACGTGGCGCGCAAATGGGATCAACGCCTCATAGCGTGATCGTATGAACCACACTCCGCGGACCCGCACCGTCGTCAGCTGCGCGCTGCTGCTGACCGCCCTCGGCACGTGCGTCACCGCCTGCGGTTCGGACGGCGGCAACCCCCTCGCGGCCAAGCCGTACGACGCGGCGGACCTGATCTCCTTCAACGGCCCCACCGGTGCGGGAAAGCAGGCCGACCCGGACAAGCCCCTGGAGATCACCGTCAACGACAGTGACGACCGGATCACCGACGTGACCGTCCAGGACGCCGCAGGGCGCTATGTGGCGGGCGAACTCGCCGCCGACGGCAGCCGCTGGCACAGCACCTCCCCGCTGGCCGCCAACGCCCACTACACGGTCACGGTGAGCACCGAGGACGGCGACGGCGCGCCCGGCCGCAAGGTCCTCACGTTCGAGACCGGCAAGCCCACCGCCCAGAAACGGCTGAACATCACGCTCGGCCCGAACTCGGGCCAGTACGGGGTCGGACAGCCCATCACCGCCGAACTCGACCAGGCGGTGAAGGACAAGGCGCAGCGCGCCGTCGTGGAGCGCGCCCTCCGGGTGGACTCCACGCCGGCCGTGCAGGGCTCCTGGTACTGGGTGAGCGACAAGGAACTCCACTACCGGCCCAAGGAGTACTGGCCCGTCCACGCCACCGTCTCGGTGCACAGCAACCTCGACGGCATCAAGATCGGCGACCGGCTGTGGGGCGGCGCCTCCAAGCCGCTGAAGCTCACCATCGGCGACCGGATCGAGGCCGTCACGGACGCCGCCGCGCACCGGATGACGGTCTACAGGAACGGCCAGGCGATCAACCAGATCCCGGTCACCACCGGCAGGCCCGGATGGGAGACCCGCAACGGTGTCAAGGTCATCATGGACAAGCAGTACTTCGTACGGATGCGCGGCACCACGGTCGGCATCGCCGAGGGCACCTCGGACTCCTACGACCTGTCGGTCTACTACGCCATCCGGGAGACCTGGTCCGGCGAGTACGTCCACGCCGCCCCCTGGTCCGTGGGCTCCCAGGGCTATGCGAACGTCAGCCACGGCTGCATCGGCATGAGTACGGCGAACGCCGAGTGGCTTTTCAACACTGTCCGTCTGGGCGACATCGTCAAGGTCGTCAACTCGGGCGGCCGGCAGATGGAGCCCTTCGGCAACGGCTTCGGCGACTGGAACGTCGACTGGAAGAAGTGGGGCACCGGCAGCGCCCTGACCAAGGCCACGCCGGACGGCCAGGCGCCCGGACAGGCGGTACGCCTTCAGCCGACGGCACTGTGAGGCGCCCCGAGCTCCTACGCGCTCAACAACCGCTTGTGCCGCAACAGAGAAGCGAGCGAGGCGGCGAACTCGACAGGGTCCACCGGAAGGGTCACCGCGGCATCGGCCCGGCTCCACGTGGCCAGCCACGCATCCTGAGGGCGGCCCATGAGCAGCAGCACCGGCGGGCAGTTGAACACCTCGTCCTTGATCTGCCGGCACACCCCCATGCCCCCCATCGGCACGGCCTCACCGTCGAGCACACAGACGTCGATCCCGCCCTTGTCCAGCTCACGCAGCACGGCGTCGGGCGTCGCACACTCCACGAACTCGACAAAGGGGACGTCGGGAGCCGGCCTGCGGCCGGCGGCCATCCGTACCTGCTCGCGGGTGTTGGAGTCGTCGCTGTAGACCAGCACGGTGGCGGTCGGCTGCATGGTTCCTCCGGGACGTCAGCGTCGTACGGACGGGACGGACAGGGCCGTTCGGCCGGATGTTACTCCCGTCGAAGTCCCCATGAACACCACGTCAACACTGGTTCGGCGGGCAGCAACACTCCGAACGGCACCCCCCGGAGTGAGGGCGGGATAAGCGACCGACATAATGTCGGTCGTGGCGACAGCAACGACAGTAGAAACCGGGCACGCGCACCCGTCGGTCAATCGACCGAACCTCACCAGCGTCGGAACCATCATCTGGCTGAGTTCCGAGCTGATGTTCTTCGCGGCCCTCTTCGCGATGTACTTCACCCTGCGATCGGTGACGGGTCCGGCGCACTGGAAGCA encodes:
- the nadA gene encoding quinolinate synthase NadA codes for the protein MTTAQTPELDVQPTPLALLLLGREADPKSERGVECPGDLPSPSDPDLVMRARAAKEKLGDKVFVLGHHYQRDEVIQFADVTGDSFKLARDAAARPEAEYIVFCGVHFMAESADILTSDAQKVVLPDLAAGCSMADMATAEQVAECWDVLTEAGVAEQVVPVSYMNSSADIKAFTGKHGGTICTSSNAKRALDWAFEQGEKVLFLPDQHLGRNTAVRDMGMSLDDCVVYNPHKPNGGLTADELRAAKMILWRGHCSVHGRFSLDSVDDVRARIPGVNVLVHPECKHEVVAAADYVGSTEYIIKALEAAPAGSKWAIGTELNLVRRLANRFAPEGKEIVFLDKTVCFCSTMNRIDLPHLVWTLESLAEGTLVNRIEVDKETEAFAKLALERMLALP
- a CDS encoding iron-sulfur cluster assembly accessory protein, translating into MSVSDETKTVTDGIILTDAAAAKVKALLDQEGRDDLALRVAVQPGGCSGLRYQLFFDERSLDGDVEKDFGGVKVVTDRMSAPYLGGATVDFVDTIEKQGFTIDNPNATGSCACGDSFS
- a CDS encoding cysteine desulfurase/sulfurtransferase TusA family protein, which produces MAYFDAASSAPLHPVARQALLASLDEGWADPARLYREGRKARMLLDAAREAAAEAVGCRADEVVFTSSGTRAVHMGVAGALAGRRRVGRHLIVSSVEHSSVLHSADMHESDGGTVTRVPVNRAGAVDPSGYAAALREDTALAVLQSANHEVGTVQPVAGVAEVCRAAGVPLLVDAAQSLGWGPVEGDWSLLTASAHKWGGPSGVGLLAVRKGVRFAAQGPVDERESGRAPGFENIPAIVAAVASLRAVRAEAAQEAVRLRELTARIRARVPELVADVEVVGDPERRLPGTVTFSCLYVDGEALLHELDQAGFSVSSGSSCTSSTLTPSHVLKAMGVLSEGNVRVSLPAGTAEEDVERFLAVLPGAVAGVREKLGAPAPETAVHAEELVVDSLGRRCPVPVIELAKVFDQVPVGGTVRVLSDDEAARLDIPAWCEMRGQEYVGEEPAERGTAYLVRRVS
- the ctaC gene encoding aa3-type cytochrome oxidase subunit II, whose amino-acid sequence is MSPNGSDRSPRRPMRRKLLQALTAGLVLATATGCTYKDFPRLGMPTPTTEEAPRILSLWQGSWAAALAVGVLVWGLILWSAFFHRRSRTKVEVPPQTRYNMPIEALYTVVPIIIISVLFYFTARDESKLLDLSKKPDVTINVVGYQWSWGFNYVENVPGVPGDAKTDKNLDAIPDRFKKDFPANAGGVYDAGTPATRNPQTGNPGPTLWLPKGKTVRFVLTSRDVIHSFWVVPFLMKQDVIPGHTNAFQVTPNQEGTFLGKCAELCGVDHSRMLFNVKVVSPAAYEQHLKDLAKKGQTGYIPAGIAQTSHEKNRETNNL
- a CDS encoding carbohydrate kinase family protein, coding for MRIAVTGSIATDHLMTFPGRFADQFVADQLHTVSLSFLVDNLDVRRGGVGANIAFGMGQLGTKPILVGAAGFDFDEYRAWLDRHGVDTESVRISETLHTARFVCTTDADHNQIGSFYTGAMSEARLIELKTVADRVGGLDLVLIGADDPEGMLRHTEECRSRSIPFAADFSQQIARMEGDEIRVLMDGATYLFSNEYEKGLIETKTGWSDAEILGKVGHRVTTLGSRGVRIERAGDDPIEVGCPDEERKADPTGVGDAFRAGFLSGLAWGVSLERAAQVGCMLATLVIETVGTQEYQLQRAHFMERFTKAYGDEAAAEVQAHLS